A genome region from Manihot esculenta cultivar AM560-2 chromosome 5, M.esculenta_v8, whole genome shotgun sequence includes the following:
- the LOC110615166 gene encoding uncharacterized protein LOC110615166, protein MDPSIPQNLDDYSPSSTTIKFDYPIPLLRGPIHAGPSENPSSGPYVLAFRNPQSWAAAYKTCESKIIEQCEGGARIGCAIAASDKCKPPWWHNLIGGKLPDLKEREMCEEREMEGCLAAAKEKCIWFAKDKCWRPFSEARIAAEEGTVSEKMVRKLVCLVSMPERSKWAGLIEFDESEFGITNHKASELLGSDPNYEWFFKQR, encoded by the coding sequence ATGGACCCTTCCATCCCTCAAAATCTCGATGACTACTCACCATCCTCAACCACCATAAAATTCGACTACCCAATTCCCCTTCTCAGGGGTCCCATACACGCCGGCCCATCCGAGAACCCTTCCTCCGGCCCTTACGTTCTCGCTTTCCGAAATCCCCAATCCTGGGCCGCCGCCTACAAGACCTGCGAGTCGAAAATTATCGAGCAGTGCGAGGGTGGGGCCAGGATTGGGTGTGCCATAGCCGCATCCGACAAGTGTAAGCCCCCATGGTGGCACAATTTGATTGGAGGGAAATTGCCTGATTTGAAGGAGAGAGAGATGTGCGAGGAACGCGAAATGGAAGGCTGTTTAGCTGCAGCGAAGGAGAAGTGCATTTGGTTCGCCAAGGACAAGTGCTGGAGGCCGTTCAGCGAGGCGAGAATTGCAGCCGAGGAAGGGACAGTGAGTGAAAAAATGGTTAGAAAATTAGTATGTTTAGTGTCAATGCCAGAGAGGAGCAAGTGGGCCGGTCTGATTGAATTCGATGAAAGTGAGTTTGGCATAACGAATCACAAAGCCAGTGAGTTGCTGGGGTCTGATCCAAATTATGAATGGTTTTTCAAGCAAAGGTGA
- the LOC110615167 gene encoding calmodulin-like protein 8: protein MADALTVDQIADFREAFCLIDKDSDGFITVEELATTIQSLDGHPTKEEVQQMTSEVEVNGNGTIDFQEFLNIMGRKMKENVAEELKEAFKVFDRNQDGYISANELRQVMINMGERLTEEEAEQMIREADFDGDGLVSYEEFARIMMTA, encoded by the exons ATGGCAGATGCACTTACAGTAGATCAGATTGCAGACTTCCGAGAGGCCTTTTGCTTGATTGACAAGGACTCGGATG GCTTCATCACAGTGGAAGAACTAGCAACCACTATACAATCGCTGGATGGACATCCTACAAAAGAAGAAGTTCAGCAAATGACAAGTGAAGTTGAAGTTAATGGAAATGGAACAATAGATTTTCAGGAGTTCTTGAACATTATGGGACGGAAAATGAAG GAAAATGTTGCTGAAGAGCTAAAAGAAGCTTTCAAAGTATTTGACAGAAACCAGGATGGATACATATCAGCCAATGAG CTAAGGCAAGTGATGATAAATATGGGAGAGAGATTGACAGAGGAGGAAGCTGAACAGATGATAAGAGAGGCGGATTTTGATGGTGATGGTCTTGTTAGTTATGAGGAATTTGCCAGGATAATGATGACCGCTTAA
- the LOC110615165 gene encoding 2-methyl-6-phytyl-1,4-hydroquinone methyltransferase, chloroplastic codes for MASSMLSGAENLALMRAITPKAKGLCFSRSDLHGNYFPRVNLSTSSRIDRTRVAIPKCSLSASRPASQPRFIQHKKEAFWFYRFLSIVYDHVINPGHWTEDMRDDALEPADLNDRNLVVVDVGGGTGFTTLGIVKHVDAKNVTILDQSPHQLAKAKQKEPLKECKIIEGDAEDLPFPTDYADRYVSAGSIEYWPDPQRGIKEAYRVIKSGGKACLIGPVYPTFWLSRFFADVWMLFPKEEEYIEWFEKAGFTDVQLKRIGPKWYRGVRRHGLIMGCSVTGVKPASGDSPLQLGPKEEDVAKPVNPFKFFLRFILGAMAATYYVLVPIYMWLKDQIVPQGKPI; via the exons ATGGCTTCATCAATGCTCAGTGGAGCTGAGAATCTCGCCCTCATGAGAGCCATAACCCCAAAAGCAAAAGGGTTATGTTTTTCTCGGTCAGATTTACACGGGAACTACTTCCCCAGGGTGAATTTATCTACTAGCTCTAGAATCGATAGGACAAGAGTGGCGATACCCAAATGCAGTTTATCAGCCTCCAGGCCAGCCTCTCAGCCCAGGTTCATCCAACACAAGAAAGAGGCTTTTTGGTTCTACAGATTCCTCTCAATTGTATATGACCATGTGATCAATCCTGGGCACTGGACTGAGGACATGAGAGATGATGCATTAGAGCCTGCTGATCTCAATGATAGGAATCTGGTAGTTGTAGATGTTGGCGGTGGGACTGGTTTCACTACTTTGGGTATAGTGAAGCATGTGGATGCCAAAAATGTCACCATTCTAGATCAGTCCCCCCATCAGCTTGCAAAGGCCAAGCAGAAGGAGCCTTTGAAGGAGTGTAAGATTATTGAGGGTGACGCAGAGGATCTGCCATTTCCTACCGATTATGCTGACAGATATGTGTCCGCCGGGAG TATTGAGTACTGGCCAGACCCTCAACGAGGCATCAAGGAAGCATACAGGGTCATAAAATCAGGAGGAAAAGCCTGCTTAATTGGTCCAGTGTATCCAACATTTTGGCTGTCTCGTTTCTTTGCAGATGTTTGGATGCTCTTCCCAAAGGAGGAAGAGTACATTGAATGGTTTGAAAAGGCTGGGTTTACGGATGTTCAACTGAAGCGTATTGGCCCAAAATGGTATCGTGGTGTTCGCCGGCATGGGCTGATCATGGGATGTTCTGTAACAGGTGTTAAACCTGCATCTGGAGATTCTCCTTTACAG CTTGGTCCAAAGGAAGAGGACGTAGCAAAGCCAGTGAACCCATTTAAGTTCTTTCTGCGTTTTATTTTGGGTGCCATGGCTGCAACCTACTATGTGCTGGTGCCTATCTACATGTGGCTCAAAGATCAAATTGTACCCCAAGGCAAACCAATCTAA
- the LOC110614356 gene encoding ammonium transporter 2 member 5 has translation MSTPWNLPSGLMPDESSPEWLSKADNAWQLTAATLVGLQSVPGLVILYGSIVKKKWAVNSAFMALYAFAAVLVCWVGWGYRMSFGEQFVPFLGKPDVSLDQKYLLSQAFLGKFPNATMIYFQFVFAAITLILIAGALLGRMNFHAWMLFVPLWLTFSYTFTAYSIWSLNGWLAKMGIIDYSGGYVIHLSSGVAGFTAAFWVGPRANKDRERFPPNNILLMLAGAGLLWMGWTGFNGGDPYSVSIDASLAVLNTHVCTATSLLTWLFLDIIFFGKPSVIGATQGMITGLVCITPAAGVVQGWAAILMGLMSGSIPWYTMMVLHKKIWLLKQVDDTMAVFHTHAVAGSLGGILTGFFAEPKLNRIFYMVDNWQHYIGLAYGLQTGRTSAGFKQMGIQLLGIIFVIILNIFTTSVICFLIKFVIPLRLADDELQTGDDAIHGEEAYALWGDGEKYESKHNSVYEEFPQVVPKGGQVEMA, from the exons ATGTCTACACCATGGAACCTCCCCTCCGGTCTCATGCCTGACGAGTCCAGCCCAGAATGGCTTAGCAAAGCGGACAACGCATGGCAGCTCACTGCAGCAACTCTAGTAGGTCTCCAGAGCGTACCTGGCCTGGTGATCCTCTATGGGAGCATAGTGAAGAAGAAATGGGCCGTGAACTCCGCGTTCATGGCCTTGTACGCCTTCGCAGCGGTGTTAGTTTGCTGGGTGGGATGGGGTTACCGGATGTCATTTGGGGAACAGTTTGTGCCTTTTCTTGGGAAGCCCGATGTTTCCTTGGACCAGAAATATTTATTGAGCCAAGCTTTCCTAGGGAAATTCCCTAACGCTACAATGATATATTTCCAGTTCGTATTTGCAGCTATAACATTGATTTTGATTGCTGGGGCATTGCTTGGGAGAATGAATTTTCATGCATGGATGTTGTTTGTGCCGCTTTGGCTCACCTTCTCTTACACTTTTACTGCTTATAGCATATGGAGCTTAAATGGATGGTTGGCTAAGATGGGCATTATAGATTACTCCGGAGGATATGTGATTCATCTCTCATCTGGGGTTGCTGGTTTCACTGCAGCTTTTTGG GTTGGGCCAAGAGCAAACAAGGACAGAGAAAGATTCCCACCAAACAACATCCTTCTTATGTTGGCAGGTGCTGGACTTCTTTGGATGGGGTGGACTGGATTCAACGGTGGAGATCCTTACTCAGTCAGCATAGATGCATCTCTGGCCGTCCTTAACACCCATGTTTGTACTGCTACTAGTTTGCTCACCTGGCTCTTTCTTGACATAATTTTCTTTGGGAAACCCTCTGTGATTGGAGCCACACAAGGCATGATCACCGGTCTAGTTTGCATCACCCCTGCTGCTG GAGTTGTCCAAGGATGGGCAGCAATTCTAATGGGACTGATGTCAGGCAGCATCCCATGGTACACGATGATGGTCCTGCACAAGAAAATATGGCTTCTGAAGCAAGTAGATGATACGATGGCAGTTTTCCACACCCATGCAGTTGCCGGAAGCTTAGGCGGCATCCTCACTGGCTTCTTCGCAGAGCCAAAACTAAACCGCATATTCTACATGGTAGATAACTGGCAGCACTACATAGGACTTGCCTATGGCCTGCAAACTGGCAGGACGAGTGCAGGGTTCAAGCAAATGGGAATTCAATTGCTTGGGATAATTTTCGTGATTATTCTGAACATTTTCACGACGAGCGTGATTTGTTTCTTGATAAAATTTGTGATTCCTCTGAGACTGGCTGATGATGAACTGCAAACTGGAGATGATGCAATTCATGGAGAAGAGGCTTATGCGTTGTggggagatggggagaaatatGAGTCCAAGCATAATTCCGTTTATGAAGAGTTCCCTCAGGTGGTCCCAAAAGGTGGTCAAGTTGAAATGGCTTGA
- the LOC110614357 gene encoding guanine nucleotide-binding protein subunit gamma 1: MESETASSVDEQVVAAAGPDTRGKHRILAELKRVEQEIKCLEEELGELERTDNISTVCEELLVNVGDTPDPLLSETNGPVNPLWDRWFEGPQESQGCRCWIL, from the exons ATGGAGTCTGAAACGGCGTCGTCGGTCGATGAACAGGTCGTTGCTGCTGCTGGACCTGATACCAGAGGTAAGCATCGGATTCTTGCTGAGCTTAAGCGCGTCGAGCAAGAAATCAAGTGCTTGGAG GAGGAGCTGGGTGAGCTTGAGAGAACAGATAATATATCAACAGTGTGTGAAGA ATTGCTGGTGAATGTCGGTGACACACCTGATCCATTACTCTCAGA AACTAATGGCCCTGTAAACCCATTATGGGATCGATGGTTTGAGGGGCCCCAGGAATCTCAAGGTTGCCGATGCTGGATACTCTGA